A DNA window from Nitrospira sp. contains the following coding sequences:
- a CDS encoding Putative nickel-responsive regulator (Evidence 3 : Putative function from multiple computational evidences; MaGe:77309363), which yields MDKLVRFGVSLDQRLLGDFDRHIQQRQYATRSEALRDLIRNQLVEEEWGRNRETVGTITFVYDHHVRDLTSKLTDIQHDYHGKILSGMHVHLDHDHCLEVLVVKGKGSEIRKIADALVSVKGVKHGKLTMTTTGKGLD from the coding sequence ATGGATAAATTGGTTCGATTCGGGGTATCGCTCGATCAGCGGCTGCTGGGAGATTTCGACCGCCACATTCAACAGCGGCAATACGCGACTCGGTCGGAGGCGCTCCGGGATCTCATTCGGAATCAGTTGGTGGAGGAAGAATGGGGTAGGAATCGTGAAACGGTCGGGACGATCACGTTCGTCTACGACCACCATGTCCGCGACTTGACGAGCAAGCTCACCGATATCCAGCACGACTATCACGGAAAGATTCTCTCCGGCATGCACGTGCATTTGGACCACGATCATTGCCTGGAAGTGCTGGTGGTGAAGGGGAAAGGCTCGGAAATCAGAAAGATCGCCGATGCGCTCGTGAGTGTGAAGGGCGTGAAGCACGGCAAGTTAACGATGACCACTACCGGCAAAGGGCTGGATTAG
- a CDS encoding Cytochrome c domain-containing protein (MaGe:77309355), giving the protein MRTKLIAILVIGIVGTLALLAWFGYQSFTTGFSAKAEPNALEVLLARQVRYLAIPLEQRNKPNPVPMTPEVLQDGLAHFADHCATCHANDGSGQTPIGKNVYPKAPDMRESPTQNMSDGELFWVIHNGIRFTGMPAWGEGDPEQDLDSWKLVHFIRHLPKLTPQELETMKSLNPKSQHAADEEASFDKFLQGDDSAATSAGSGHHH; this is encoded by the coding sequence ATGCGCACGAAACTCATCGCGATACTGGTCATTGGAATCGTCGGGACCCTGGCGTTGCTGGCCTGGTTCGGCTATCAATCGTTCACGACCGGATTCAGTGCCAAAGCCGAACCCAATGCGCTTGAAGTGTTGCTGGCCCGGCAAGTTCGCTATCTGGCCATCCCCCTCGAACAACGCAATAAACCGAACCCTGTTCCCATGACCCCGGAGGTGCTGCAAGACGGCCTGGCGCACTTTGCCGATCACTGCGCCACCTGCCACGCAAACGACGGCAGCGGCCAGACGCCGATCGGAAAGAATGTCTACCCGAAAGCGCCGGATATGCGTGAGTCGCCGACTCAAAATATGTCGGACGGCGAGCTCTTCTGGGTGATTCATAATGGCATTCGCTTCACAGGCATGCCGGCCTGGGGCGAGGGCGACCCTGAGCAAGATCTCGACAGCTGGAAGCTGGTGCATTTCATCCGACATCTGCCCAAACTCACGCCGCAGGAGTTGGAGACGATGAAGTCGCTCAACCCCAAGTCGCAACATGCGGCCGACGAAGAAGCATCGTTCGATAAATTTCTCCAAGGCGATGACTCGGCTGCCACATCGGCAGGGTCCGGTCATCATCACTAA
- a CDS encoding Phage holin family protein (MaGe:77309357) — translation MERVQISRFAQASPFHGGMQAALIRVLITGLAVFLAVAIVPGIEASTLTAGVAAVLVLTFLNLILRPILLILTLPLIILSLGLFLVVVNALLLEFTAYLVKDFTVSGFWPAVGGALVISIVTSILSVRRLDPPPVEQVIVERRAPKIINPD, via the coding sequence ATGGAGAGAGTTCAGATATCCCGATTCGCACAGGCCTCGCCCTTTCACGGAGGGATGCAGGCGGCGCTCATCCGTGTGCTGATAACCGGCCTGGCCGTTTTTCTCGCCGTTGCCATCGTCCCCGGCATCGAGGCGTCGACTCTGACGGCAGGCGTGGCCGCCGTCCTGGTCCTGACCTTTCTGAATCTCATCCTGAGGCCGATTCTGTTGATCCTCACGCTCCCTCTGATCATCCTGTCACTGGGACTCTTCCTCGTCGTCGTGAACGCCCTGCTGCTGGAATTCACGGCCTACCTGGTAAAAGATTTTACAGTGTCGGGATTTTGGCCCGCCGTCGGAGGCGCTTTGGTGATCAGCATCGTCACCAGCATCCTAAGCGTGCGCCGCCTCGACCCGCCGCCGGTCGAACAGGTCATCGTCGAGCGCCGCGCCCCAAAGATTATCAATCCAGACTAA
- a CDS encoding conserved exported protein of unknown function (Evidence 4 : Unknown function but conserved in other organisms; MaGe:77309359): MKLVLGTIATLSGVLFTLSLASANPSLLPKHEGYPMKNSGSPVNGQPTANDPGQSDARGEATLLKSADSIKSSRQNLTKTDNARIVESAGAGQLPKVQGPQIQIAPPVTSATKIGADRKIE, translated from the coding sequence ATGAAGCTCGTACTCGGCACTATTGCGACGTTGTCCGGTGTGCTCTTCACGTTGTCGTTGGCCTCTGCAAACCCCTCATTGCTCCCCAAGCATGAAGGCTATCCGATGAAGAACAGCGGAAGCCCCGTCAATGGCCAGCCCACCGCCAATGACCCGGGTCAATCCGATGCCCGCGGCGAAGCAACCCTGCTCAAGTCCGCGGACTCCATCAAGAGCTCCCGGCAGAATTTGACCAAGACCGATAATGCCAGGATCGTCGAGAGCGCCGGAGCTGGACAGCTTCCAAAGGTACAAGGTCCGCAGATCCAGATTGCTCCCCCGGTGACCTCAGCCACCAAGATTGGCGCGGATCGCAAGATCGAGTAG
- a CDS encoding hypothetical protein (Evidence 4 : Unknown function but conserved in other organisms; MaGe:77309362) — MQVCVIDGRGGGLGCRLVAGLRATLGPECQIVALGTNVAAADAMKQAGAGQVAAGPQAIARRVPTVDVIVASLNMMLPGAMLGEVTPEIVQAILAAKAKKVLLPLNRAQVEIVGTEDRTLEMLIDRSLVRVGSLARAACQA; from the coding sequence GTGCAAGTCTGTGTCATCGATGGGCGCGGTGGCGGACTGGGGTGCAGGCTGGTGGCGGGGTTGCGGGCAACCTTGGGACCGGAATGCCAGATTGTCGCATTGGGGACGAACGTGGCGGCCGCCGATGCGATGAAGCAGGCCGGAGCCGGGCAGGTGGCGGCTGGGCCGCAGGCGATTGCGCGCAGGGTTCCGACCGTCGATGTCATTGTGGCGTCGTTGAATATGATGCTGCCCGGCGCCATGCTGGGCGAAGTCACTCCTGAGATTGTGCAGGCGATTCTTGCGGCGAAGGCCAAGAAGGTATTGTTGCCCTTGAATCGGGCGCAGGTGGAGATCGTGGGGACCGAAGATCGGACCCTGGAGATGTTGATCGACCGCTCGCTCGTGCGAGTCGGATCCTTAGCGCGGGCAGCCTGCCAAGCCTGA
- a CDS encoding Putative 3-methyladenine DNA glycosylase (Evidence 3 : Putative function from multiple computational evidences; MaGe:77309360), producing the protein MNTKHKLLSRDYFNRSTVDVARSLIGKYLVRALDGREIAGRIIEVEAYVGPQDKACHASKGRTQRTDVLFGPCGMAYVYLIYGMYHCLNVVTEREEFPAAVLIRAIEIDGQLIDGPGRLCRALQIDRSLNRLDLTTQEGLWFEDRGGRILRKQVAALPRIGIDYAGIWAKKPWRFRWQAALKPKPGGSAGRRRVAGA; encoded by the coding sequence ATGAATACAAAGCATAAGCTACTCTCACGAGACTATTTCAATCGTTCGACGGTTGACGTTGCCCGTTCACTCATCGGCAAATATTTGGTGCGTGCACTTGACGGGCGTGAAATTGCCGGACGTATTATCGAGGTGGAGGCGTACGTCGGTCCTCAGGATAAGGCCTGCCATGCATCCAAAGGGAGAACGCAAAGAACGGACGTGCTATTCGGTCCCTGTGGCATGGCGTACGTGTATCTCATCTACGGGATGTATCACTGCTTGAATGTGGTGACGGAACGGGAAGAGTTTCCCGCGGCCGTGTTGATTCGGGCGATTGAAATCGATGGGCAATTGATCGATGGTCCAGGTCGGCTTTGCCGCGCATTGCAGATTGACCGGAGTTTGAACCGGCTCGATCTGACCACTCAAGAAGGTTTGTGGTTCGAAGATCGGGGTGGCCGGATTTTACGCAAGCAGGTTGCTGCGCTTCCGAGAATCGGGATTGACTATGCCGGCATTTGGGCCAAGAAACCCTGGCGGTTTCGATGGCAGGCGGCGTTGAAGCCGAAGCCTGGGGGAAGTGCGGGGCGGCGTCGAGTGGCAGGAGCCTAG
- a CDS encoding Histidine kinase domain-containing protein (MaGe:77309358): protein MTMPATQSKQNAETHLQRTLNTALNDLGAESALAAIFHQEQGPLVSHATRGFTPRDVQTILRTLSAQAAMVQSAPQDQEAGRTIRLRLITPGAKSLLGMPLRYRQRTYGFLVIARKENATFAKKEKGLIEQAGDDITKALEREGLFDMNVVLSRPYVSREPAPATPAVAEIFTAPTAQFTPELEEKIIKVLEEANQYTAYDRAWACYYDPLAGSMEVLGIAGDQKSEKDSKKDMRAGHRLTLDSSASGWAVRHRKPRVDHDLASTQGRFLDHKHLYKDRFVSSLVVPFFVRGQVGGTLTLGSKEASRYQATDARTLEPVILKLADLLQAPPAPMAAPVAQPEAGAESATAPTATPTILEPAIRKQERQAAIGEFSAFLATEIREPIGAIRSQLEEVTAEGILDFDPQTRVENAMRDLIRVEAILNEILDFAKPLELNRRLCRIPEVLESALVVVGTDLEVTRIQVTKDYATQIAPVRGDEAKLQQVFLSIFKNAGEAMTPGGHLYIQVTQHRAGRGIEVQILIKNDGSPIPPEILDKVFEPFFTTKRSGTGLGLATVKKIIEEHGGSITIASAPGEGTTLTIRLPGVSRGPAFRHRGRSRRPAARRPTA from the coding sequence ATGACCATGCCCGCGACCCAATCGAAACAGAACGCCGAAACCCATTTACAACGGACGCTGAATACCGCTCTGAACGACTTGGGAGCAGAGTCGGCGCTCGCCGCGATTTTCCACCAGGAGCAAGGGCCACTTGTCAGCCACGCCACCCGCGGCTTTACCCCGCGCGATGTGCAGACCATCCTGCGGACGCTCTCGGCCCAAGCCGCAATGGTCCAATCCGCGCCACAAGATCAGGAAGCCGGCCGCACAATCCGGCTGCGCCTCATTACACCAGGCGCGAAGTCGCTGCTCGGCATGCCGCTTCGCTATCGCCAGCGCACGTACGGCTTTCTCGTGATCGCCAGAAAAGAAAACGCCACCTTCGCCAAGAAGGAAAAAGGCCTGATCGAACAGGCTGGCGACGACATTACGAAAGCATTGGAGCGCGAAGGCCTGTTCGACATGAACGTGGTGCTCAGCCGCCCCTACGTGTCGCGTGAGCCAGCGCCGGCCACGCCGGCAGTCGCTGAAATATTTACCGCGCCGACGGCGCAATTCACGCCTGAATTGGAAGAGAAAATCATCAAGGTACTGGAAGAGGCGAATCAATACACTGCGTATGACCGGGCCTGGGCCTGTTATTACGATCCTCTGGCTGGCAGCATGGAAGTGCTCGGCATAGCCGGCGACCAAAAAAGCGAGAAGGACAGCAAGAAAGACATGCGCGCCGGACACCGGCTCACACTCGACAGCTCGGCATCCGGCTGGGCCGTCAGGCACCGAAAGCCGCGAGTCGATCACGATCTCGCCTCGACTCAAGGGCGCTTCCTCGACCATAAGCACCTCTACAAAGACCGGTTCGTCTCCTCGCTCGTGGTTCCGTTTTTCGTCCGCGGACAGGTCGGCGGAACGCTGACCCTCGGGTCGAAGGAAGCCTCGCGCTATCAGGCCACCGATGCCCGCACGTTGGAGCCGGTCATTCTGAAACTGGCCGACCTGCTTCAGGCTCCGCCTGCGCCAATGGCCGCACCAGTGGCCCAACCGGAAGCCGGAGCCGAGAGCGCCACCGCCCCTACGGCAACGCCGACCATCTTGGAACCGGCGATCCGCAAACAAGAGCGGCAAGCCGCCATCGGAGAATTCAGCGCCTTCCTCGCCACGGAAATCCGCGAGCCGATCGGCGCCATCCGGTCCCAGCTGGAAGAAGTGACCGCCGAAGGCATTCTCGATTTTGACCCGCAAACCCGCGTGGAAAACGCCATGCGCGATTTGATCCGGGTAGAAGCCATCCTGAACGAAATTCTCGATTTCGCGAAGCCGCTGGAACTGAACCGGCGGCTCTGCCGCATTCCAGAAGTGCTCGAAAGCGCGCTGGTGGTGGTGGGCACCGACTTAGAAGTGACCCGCATCCAGGTCACGAAAGACTACGCGACGCAGATCGCTCCTGTGCGCGGCGATGAAGCCAAGCTCCAGCAGGTCTTCCTGAGCATCTTCAAGAACGCCGGAGAAGCCATGACTCCCGGCGGCCACCTGTATATCCAAGTCACGCAACATCGCGCCGGCCGCGGCATTGAAGTGCAGATCCTGATCAAGAACGACGGCTCCCCCATTCCGCCTGAAATTCTCGACAAGGTCTTCGAGCCCTTCTTTACGACGAAGCGTTCCGGCACCGGCTTGGGTCTCGCAACCGTCAAGAAAATCATCGAAGAGCATGGTGGATCGATCACCATTGCCAGCGCCCCCGGCGAAGGGACCACGCTGACGATTCGCCTCCCCGGAGTCAGCCGAGGTCCGGCCTTCCGCCACCGTGGACGCAGCCGGCGTCCGGCTGCTCGCCGTCCTACCGCCTAG
- a CDS encoding putative RNA polymerase sigma factor SigK (Evidence 3 : Putative function from multiple computational evidences; MaGe:77309365) yields MSLMSPETAGLDQEQEWQQLIARTAEGDQAAVAALYDRTSPQVFGLAFKILNNREAAEEVTLDVYTQVWRQAHTYDRARGAPGAWLMTLARTRAIDRFRAGAAEHGRMEPLDAAHLFASAGDTPEQDAQRQERQRYVRRALALLTDEQRQAIALAYFYGLSHSDIADKLGLPLGTVKTRVRLGMMKLREALAPYEAELAP; encoded by the coding sequence ATGTCGCTCATGTCGCCGGAAACGGCCGGATTGGATCAAGAGCAGGAATGGCAGCAGTTGATTGCGAGGACGGCGGAGGGCGATCAAGCCGCCGTGGCTGCCTTGTACGACCGCACGAGCCCCCAAGTATTTGGGCTGGCGTTCAAAATTCTCAATAATCGAGAGGCAGCCGAAGAAGTCACGCTGGATGTCTACACGCAGGTCTGGCGCCAGGCGCATACCTACGACCGGGCGCGCGGCGCGCCTGGTGCCTGGTTGATGACACTCGCCCGGACGAGGGCAATCGACCGGTTCCGTGCCGGTGCGGCGGAACATGGGCGCATGGAACCGCTGGATGCCGCTCATTTGTTTGCCAGCGCTGGCGACACGCCGGAGCAGGATGCGCAGAGGCAGGAGCGCCAGCGGTATGTGCGGCGAGCGCTGGCGCTCTTGACCGACGAACAGCGGCAGGCGATTGCCTTGGCCTATTTCTATGGGTTGAGCCATAGCGATATCGCGGACAAGCTGGGACTGCCTCTGGGGACCGTAAAGACGCGCGTCAGATTAGGCATGATGAAATTGCGCGAAGCTCTCGCGCCCTATGAGGCGGAGTTGGCGCCGTGA
- a CDS encoding Cupin7 domain-containing protein (MaGe:77309364) has translation MDRSLPEEWEDRAIVLAFGGLDQEGLAAALAGVQDGEAARALQTVAAYRAAADALTGAVAPVMPSPALRARLVAMVTADAEREARQFELAASLVASAAVPVSPQASVKNRLMARLEGRPDLQRDASGPALRLKKVPADTAWSRRVAFAWRHAFVTLCVSFRLCWHALRTLLRTLAISDRSSATPDEAKGGRHEQGLAFIKAAEGVWQEIAPGVAAKALSFDLVSRRATALLRFAPGTRYPPHRHTEMEELYVLQGGCSIAGREMAVGDYHRAEAGTEHHETSTAEGCVLLVISSPQNQLL, from the coding sequence ATGGATCGATCATTACCAGAAGAGTGGGAAGATCGGGCGATTGTCCTGGCCTTTGGAGGATTGGATCAGGAGGGTCTCGCTGCAGCGCTGGCCGGGGTTCAAGACGGCGAGGCTGCACGCGCGCTGCAGACGGTGGCGGCCTACCGCGCCGCTGCCGATGCATTGACCGGTGCCGTCGCTCCCGTGATGCCTTCTCCGGCGTTGCGCGCGCGGCTGGTAGCGATGGTAACGGCGGACGCTGAGCGGGAAGCCCGCCAGTTCGAGCTGGCCGCCAGCCTGGTGGCATCGGCGGCTGTTCCGGTGTCCCCTCAGGCGTCGGTCAAGAATCGGCTGATGGCTCGCCTAGAAGGCCGGCCGGACCTCCAGCGAGATGCCAGCGGCCCGGCGCTGAGGTTGAAGAAAGTGCCTGCCGACACTGCATGGTCTCGCCGCGTGGCGTTTGCGTGGCGGCATGCGTTCGTAACGCTGTGCGTCTCGTTTCGGTTGTGTTGGCATGCGCTGCGCACCCTGCTGCGGACTCTGGCGATTTCCGACCGGTCGAGTGCCACGCCAGACGAGGCGAAGGGGGGGCGGCATGAACAGGGTCTCGCTTTCATCAAGGCAGCGGAAGGCGTCTGGCAGGAGATTGCGCCTGGCGTGGCGGCCAAGGCGCTGTCGTTCGATTTGGTTTCCAGGAGAGCGACCGCCCTGTTGCGATTTGCTCCAGGGACTCGGTATCCACCGCATCGACATACGGAGATGGAAGAGCTGTATGTGCTGCAAGGCGGGTGTTCCATTGCCGGCCGCGAGATGGCGGTGGGGGATTATCATCGCGCGGAAGCCGGCACGGAACATCATGAGACGTCGACTGCCGAAGGGTGTGTGCTGCTCGTGATTTCTTCACCTCAGAACCAGCTGCTCTGA
- a CDS encoding hypothetical protein (Evidence 4 : Unknown function but conserved in other organisms; MaGe:77309366), with translation MNTSSAFATLGLICAAGLWSGCSGSDSSPIVAAGPAAASVDDRRTPQTDALTGAEQALATQAESEPAPPTRPDL, from the coding sequence ATGAACACATCGTCCGCATTCGCAACGCTCGGGCTGATCTGCGCCGCCGGACTCTGGTCCGGATGCAGCGGCAGTGATAGCAGTCCTATCGTCGCCGCCGGTCCGGCGGCCGCGTCAGTCGATGACCGGCGCACACCGCAAACTGACGCGCTCACGGGCGCCGAGCAGGCGCTGGCGACACAAGCCGAGTCCGAGCCTGCCCCACCCACACGACCGGATTTATAA
- a CDS encoding Putative TonB-dependent receptor (Evidence 3 : Putative function from multiple computational evidences; MaGe:77309361) — MRRVSLWILTAVVVLGVGESAQAHDPDLPELEVPEVSVIGERPVAASSQQFIPDKEYLLQPQGRPAQVLRLIPGFLAVEHSGGAGKADQYFLRGFDADHGTDVGFFADGMPVNMRSHAHGQGYTDLNFIIPETIEGLEVNKGAYLPEYGDFTTAGAVNFKTREMVNEGVVQGAGGQFDTQRYLLMFSPTKDKIRTLFAAEGYFTNGPFEYDNRYFRANLFGKATTNLTGRDELSLKTTFHQAHWNASGEIPLRAVHDSTIDRFGAIDPSEGGKTLRTTAHLKYHYDTTTGGEFFANAYAQYYRFDLYTNFTFFQNDPVNGDGIIQADRRVMYGGDLGYKQRGEVFGIPSIGTIGVQSRVDDIHARLGTQTRRAVTGVTTDSDIFEASYAPFVKAEVQPTDWLRLAGGLRSETFTFDVRNRCATCAEQPAGRKSSSIVLPKMNVVLGPWASTELFLNYGEGYHSNDARSAVALGSSPLARARSYEIGVRSKPFGSEGLELIATLWRLDLKSELVFVGDEGTTEIRGATTREGVEVAARGQVWGPLYFNGSVTWTKAEFRNGDAIPLAPEVTAYGALLLKWPEGLTSQLQATYLGVRPLIEDRSIKSPAWIDFDLSERYQLPIKLSHGRLEAFLFIQNLFNTKWEQATFAFASQLRNEPAAVTDIHFVPGNPRMVMGGLAWYF, encoded by the coding sequence ATGAGACGCGTTTCGCTCTGGATACTGACGGCAGTCGTTGTGCTGGGCGTAGGGGAATCGGCGCAGGCCCATGACCCGGATCTGCCTGAATTGGAAGTGCCGGAGGTGTCTGTGATCGGCGAGCGGCCGGTGGCGGCCTCGTCGCAGCAGTTTATTCCCGACAAAGAATATCTGCTTCAGCCGCAAGGCCGCCCGGCCCAGGTGCTGCGATTGATCCCAGGGTTTCTCGCGGTCGAGCACTCCGGCGGCGCGGGGAAGGCCGATCAGTATTTTCTGCGCGGCTTCGATGCCGACCACGGCACCGATGTGGGGTTCTTTGCCGATGGGATGCCGGTCAATATGCGTTCCCATGCGCACGGACAGGGCTATACCGACCTCAACTTCATTATTCCGGAAACCATTGAGGGCTTGGAGGTGAACAAGGGGGCGTATCTGCCCGAGTACGGCGATTTCACCACGGCTGGGGCGGTGAATTTCAAAACACGTGAGATGGTCAATGAGGGCGTAGTGCAGGGGGCGGGCGGCCAATTCGACACGCAGCGCTACTTGCTGATGTTCTCGCCGACAAAGGACAAGATTCGTACGCTGTTTGCCGCCGAAGGCTATTTTACGAACGGGCCGTTTGAATACGATAACCGGTATTTTCGCGCCAACCTGTTCGGCAAGGCGACGACGAACCTGACCGGCCGGGACGAGCTCAGCCTCAAAACCACGTTTCACCAGGCGCATTGGAATGCGTCCGGTGAGATTCCGTTGCGGGCCGTTCATGACAGCACCATTGATCGTTTCGGGGCAATCGATCCGTCGGAAGGCGGCAAGACGCTGCGCACGACGGCGCATTTGAAATACCACTACGACACGACGACAGGCGGAGAGTTTTTTGCCAACGCCTATGCGCAGTATTACCGATTCGATCTCTATACGAATTTCACCTTCTTCCAGAACGACCCGGTCAACGGCGATGGAATTATCCAAGCCGACCGCCGGGTGATGTACGGAGGCGATCTCGGATACAAGCAGCGAGGGGAGGTGTTCGGCATCCCCAGCATCGGGACCATCGGTGTGCAAAGCCGTGTAGACGACATTCATGCCAGACTTGGCACGCAAACGAGGCGGGCGGTGACGGGGGTGACGACGGATAGCGATATTTTTGAAGCGTCCTATGCTCCCTTCGTCAAGGCGGAGGTGCAGCCGACGGATTGGCTCAGGCTGGCCGGCGGTCTTCGGAGTGAAACGTTTACCTTTGATGTTCGTAATCGTTGCGCCACGTGCGCTGAACAACCGGCGGGCCGGAAGAGTTCGAGCATTGTGTTGCCGAAGATGAATGTGGTCCTGGGGCCTTGGGCCAGCACAGAATTGTTCCTGAATTATGGCGAGGGCTATCACAGCAACGATGCACGGTCAGCGGTGGCGCTGGGATCGTCACCGTTGGCGCGGGCCAGGAGCTATGAAATCGGGGTGCGGTCGAAACCGTTCGGCTCCGAGGGGTTGGAACTGATTGCCACGCTCTGGCGTCTTGACCTGAAATCGGAGCTCGTTTTTGTCGGCGATGAAGGCACAACGGAAATTCGCGGAGCGACCACGCGAGAAGGCGTGGAAGTCGCCGCGCGCGGGCAGGTGTGGGGGCCGCTGTATTTCAACGGAAGCGTCACCTGGACCAAGGCGGAATTCCGCAATGGCGATGCTATTCCCCTGGCTCCCGAAGTGACGGCCTATGGCGCGCTCCTCTTAAAATGGCCCGAAGGGCTGACGTCACAATTGCAGGCGACCTACCTCGGCGTGCGACCGTTGATCGAAGACCGCAGCATCAAGTCGCCAGCCTGGATCGACTTCGATTTATCGGAGCGGTATCAATTGCCGATCAAGCTGTCCCATGGACGTCTGGAGGCGTTCCTGTTCATCCAGAATCTCTTCAACACGAAATGGGAGCAGGCGACGTTTGCCTTCGCCTCCCAGCTCCGCAATGAACCGGCTGCCGTTACGGATATTCATTTTGTACCGGGTAATCCACGGATGGTTATGGGCGGCTTAGCCTGGTATTTTTGA
- a CDS encoding conserved exported protein of unknown function (Evidence 4 : Unknown function but conserved in other organisms; MaGe:77309356), translating into MIRHLLLAFALIFTSSAAWAHGSGQHVMGTVTAIDGTHIEVKTPKGATVSVQLTKQTHFKEKGNPSSTEPPAIGDRVVIEATKDKKALTATEVHYSAAKKVTAPPPAPAAAQ; encoded by the coding sequence ATGATTCGACATCTTCTATTGGCTTTTGCGCTTATATTCACATCTTCCGCTGCTTGGGCCCACGGTTCGGGCCAGCATGTGATGGGCACCGTCACCGCGATCGATGGCACTCATATCGAAGTGAAAACCCCCAAAGGCGCGACGGTCTCCGTGCAACTGACCAAACAGACGCATTTCAAGGAAAAGGGCAACCCGTCATCGACTGAGCCGCCGGCGATCGGCGATCGCGTGGTGATCGAAGCGACAAAGGACAAAAAGGCGCTGACCGCGACGGAAGTGCATTACTCCGCAGCGAAAAAAGTCACGGCGCCGCCACCGGCACCCGCAGCGGCGCAATAA
- a CDS encoding conserved membrane protein of unknown function (Evidence 4 : Unknown function but conserved in other organisms; MaGe:77309354) has translation MEIIALFFKTILFRPYVFTFLAAFLFAAIQLIGWPRTWRFWLISWATAFICEYSSTRNGIPFGWYHYNGSTVGQELYFSNIPFMDSISFSFLLYAAYCLTLCFLLPNAASSGAPGWLTPLRFDRDARTGWSALLVTALFFAFIDIVIDPVALRGDRWFLGKIYYYPDPGTHFGVPLANYAGWAVVGLISLAIYFQLDRRLPPLGTIENGSATPRLLLGVGLYYGVLAFNLGMTFWIGEDLLGMTGMLMYIPVTVLLLVRLLRCPIAASGDRSGQ, from the coding sequence GTGGAGATCATCGCCCTCTTTTTCAAGACCATCCTCTTCCGCCCCTACGTTTTCACCTTCCTGGCAGCGTTTTTATTTGCGGCCATCCAATTGATCGGCTGGCCGCGAACCTGGCGCTTCTGGCTGATTAGCTGGGCGACCGCATTCATCTGCGAATATTCCTCGACACGCAACGGCATCCCCTTCGGCTGGTATCACTACAACGGCTCAACTGTTGGACAGGAGCTATATTTCTCCAATATCCCGTTCATGGATTCGATCTCGTTCAGTTTTCTGCTCTACGCCGCCTATTGTCTGACATTGTGCTTCCTTCTTCCGAACGCGGCCTCGTCCGGTGCGCCGGGCTGGCTGACGCCGTTACGATTCGACCGCGACGCGCGGACCGGCTGGAGCGCCCTGCTGGTCACGGCGCTCTTTTTCGCCTTCATCGACATAGTTATCGATCCCGTTGCCTTGCGCGGCGATCGCTGGTTTCTCGGGAAAATCTATTATTATCCAGATCCCGGCACGCACTTCGGTGTGCCACTGGCCAACTACGCCGGCTGGGCCGTGGTGGGACTGATCTCACTAGCAATCTATTTCCAACTGGATCGCCGCCTCCCGCCGCTCGGAACAATCGAAAATGGTTCTGCGACCCCTCGCCTCCTCCTGGGCGTGGGGCTCTACTACGGCGTGCTGGCCTTCAATCTCGGCATGACCTTCTGGATCGGAGAGGATCTCCTCGGCATGACCGGCATGCTGATGTATATCCCCGTCACAGTCCTGTTACTGGTTCGCCTGCTCCGCTGTCCGATCGCCGCCTCCGGTGACCGGTCCGGTCAGTAG